The Medicago truncatula cultivar Jemalong A17 chromosome 7, MtrunA17r5.0-ANR, whole genome shotgun sequence genome includes the window atcatagcatgagtcctatgtgaaatatgtgattggtgatgaattgagaagaatgaaagttgacaatgattgtttatgattgatgttgtgaatgaatatttatgattggataattattcatgtgattgatatatgtggatatgagctatcaagttgtgatataagtatttatgcatgactattattattcaagtacatgatatttatttgatttgattattatctggattatgataatgtaatgcttacccccagtggttttaaccgcctacttgcctgtatgggtgagtagacgttgtgcaggagtagtctcggtgagtctttgcttgggatatcgggagcttcctccgatatcggtgtcgtgtcggctctgatctaggcttgtcgtgtcggtctagattaggttgtttatattttcgttgggattattattttgttgatgactacccgatgtttgggttttgagatttatcttttggatatgatttatttgctcatggcatgtatatatttgatcactctgatttatattccgctgtaactgttgaggtttacatacatgtctatcggtttttgaattttgaataagacgtaatctctatttcttgaataaatgtattattcgcatgtttaattgctttaatagaaataagagCGTTACAAACCGCACCAACCGATCCAATCTAAACCGTATTGATTTGGTTTGAttcgaattttattttaaaaaaccgAACAAAATCAAACCACATACTATTTTATCTTGCGGTTCAGATGATTTTTATCCtcaaaccaaaccgcaccgTGAATACTCTAATCGTTACCATACCATCCAAGCGAAAATTGAGATTCTCTTACAAACCGAATATTAATGGGCCACATATCCTCAGTTCAATCAACCAGCCCAAAGCGAAGAGTCAACTTCGGAACTTACCCGAAGCTACCGAGTACAGTTCGTAGCTAATTACCGGTCATGGCTACAACCACCGTGAAACCGCTTCTATCACCACCGTCGCTACtactacttcttcttcttctattctCGTCGCTAATTTCAATCTCTCTCGCTTACAAACCCGGCGACATCGTCCCCATGAGTCGCATGGGTCAATACCACTCCGTTCGTCTCTTCAATCGCGCATTTCTCTTTTCTCCATTTCTCTATCATACGACACCGTTtcatctctttttctttcaatttgcaGTCGAGAACCGTGTGGCAGGATCTCATTGGTCGCCATTGTCCCATCTTCGCAGTGAATCGTGAGGTACGCGAACGCATCTTCTAGTTTTgtcaaattagggtttttggtttttatctaattttattttttcgtaATGTATAATTATTGTGATTTGTAGTTGATTTTTTCAGTGAATTGGATTTTGTAGGTTTTGATTCCGATACCGAAGCCAACGGGTTACACTGGAGCTGATCCTTATAAAATGTGAGAAATTTGTTTCAATACAATGTTTGAATTTGCTTgcttgatttatgatgatttagcttttaattaaacataaaattgTTATAGTTCAAAATGCACTAGACATGAAGCACAAACATTGATAGGTTGACactggtaataatttgagaaaatgacataaattaTAATCACATGGGCTGGTGTTGGACACTAGACACGCCTTCGATATAAGTGTAGGGCCTATATAGTGCATTAGGCAAGTAGTAGTTTCAAAAAAAGGTACTTGATTCAGCTGCATGATGCAAAAGTTGAATGTTTAGGTTTTCATTCCAACTATAATTAGAATGGAAGAATAGATTAGATCGGAATGTGGAGAAAATGTGTCAATTCAGAATGGTTGTAGTGGGAAATGCGTGTCAAATCAGAATGGTTGTAGAGTTTTAGCCTGAATAGTTGAGTTATTTGCTAGTAAGAAATGGTTATTTTTTTGTAGTGTGCATTGGTGAGagatgttttggtaaaaatggAATGGTTGTAGTAGGAAATTTAAGGAATAACGGGACGATGAAATGAAATTTCCGGCAGTTGTACTATTTATACAATATGGGGGAAAGTATTGTTGTTTTCTGATTTTTTGTGACTTCCTTGTCCCCTCTTTTAAACTAGAGAAGaaatttttgttatgatattattttattatatgcaGATCATTTCAAGTTGGAAGGGAGAAGTTTTATATTCCGTGGCTTCTAGTGGTAAATCGGAAAAGTACAGAGGTTCCAATGATTGATATAGAACTGGTAATTATGTGTTTAAGATAGGTCTTGTATAGCAAATTATGCAATTTAGCCAATTATTGTACTATATTATGAGTTCGTAGATGCGAAACAATGAAACAGAGACATTAGGAAGTGGATTAATTGGAATCTTAATGTCGTGCAGAAATATTCAGGAAGTGATTTGCTTGGTGTTACTGCAAAAGTTTTGGATATGCCACATCACTGTACGTTGTTCTTCTCTAATacaatttatataaatataattaagttcTTTATATACTACTTACTGGTTTGAGTTTTCTGACATGTGGCAAGAGTATTATTCGTAGTGTTTTCTTGTGACTGATGGGCCGCTGACCTAAGTTTATAGAAGAGAGGCATAAAACAAAAAGATGGACCTAGGAGTAGAAAAGGCCTGTTTGGGTATTAGTGGGAGGATATAAGGTATGGGCTAAGAGGGAAAAGGGACATTGGAGGATCAGAGGAAGAATAGAAGGCCTTTGGCTAGGAAAGGGGTTCCGAGAGTGTTTGTGGTGTCAAGCCTTGTTTTCTTCTGTTCCTTTGTTTTGGTTGTATACAGGCTTTGAAGTTTCTTTTTCGGGGTTAATATCTATTTTGTTAATCTCGAATTGCGGCTTAACTGTTGGCACGCAGAAGAAAGAGAAACAGGAGAAACAGAGCTTTGCTGAAGAAGAACAGTAGCAGAACAGGTTCGCGTTTGTGAAGGAAGAATTAAATAGGTCATTTGAAACAATACAAATTGACCAATACacccttaaaaaataaacataacgATTTAAAAAGGATATTTGAGAGATTTTGCATGCGAATCCTAAAGGAAGACGCGAACCTGCAATTTTGACGCAATTCACGGCCATGGCCTGCACTTGTTGAATGCAGTTCTCCGGCCGGACGCGTTGCAGTGGACCTCACCGTCACGCTGCGACTCCACAATCATGCATGATTGCGGTACATTTGACAACATAGGTTATTATTCAGTTGAACGTTTCCGGTGTGTGGAACTGAGCTACATTATCTTTGTTTAAATTTCTATAGAAATTTAGATTCTTTAATCAGTGAACTTCTGCCAATGTTATCTGTTGGAAATGTCAAAATATGTGCTTGTATACTGTTTGTGGATCTAAaagcttttttatttaatgttcctaaggtttatatgaaatttatctacattttatttttaatgtccaGTTTCCtctaaaattgttttgatttaatgAATTACAAATAAGTTGATACCTTACACTTCGATAAATTCCAATATACCTTTAGTCATATACATTtaagagaaatatttttttgaagaaacatttAAGAGAAATATTAGGCAGTATTGACTTAAGCTATGCTATTGTAACAGATTTTTAGGCTTTTATTGTTCTAAAACATTTGTGTTGGATTTACAGATGTTGAAATTCATCCTGAGATCGGTAAACACTTCTGGGATGCTCAGCATTGGCCAAAGCATATACTTGCCCGATACACATGGTTGGTGTTATTTGATTTACAGCTCCTTCTCTctggtttatttattttgaactcGATTTATTTCTATGAAGCATCTGCCATTTAGTGGGTTTATAATGCTAggacttttaattatttttgcaaTCTTGTTTTTCCAATAGTGTTAATCAACTGGATTTTTATTTGAGTTGTGTTACACTAGTACATGACCGGAGTGTTGCGATGGATATGTGAATATGCAAGGCAAGATAGGATTAGGAATTTAGGAGTGATTAGGGTGGTAGAGTCTCCTAAGATGGTTTGGACATACGTTTAAAAGACTTATCATTAAGGAAGGTATAATAGATGAAAGATGTTTcaatagttaaatataaagaGAGACCAAAAAACCTAAAAggaaaatcattaaaaatatttagataTAATTTGTTTATCGTTAGACGTGATTTATGATAGAACAAGAACACTGTCATTGTTTGAGTAGACGGAacttaaaaccttttttttaacgAATTTGGAAA containing:
- the LOC11433622 gene encoding uncharacterized protein; this translates as MATTTVKPLLSPPSLLLLLLLLFSSLISISLAYKPGDIVPMSRMGQYHSSRTVWQDLIGRHCPIFAVNREVLIPIPKPTGYTGADPYKISFQVGREKFYIPWLLVVNRKSTEVPMIDIELKYSGSDLLGVTAKVLDMPHHYVEIHPEIGKHFWDAQHWPKHILARYTWKEHSEIDVTSGFYVLFGSGLLLSFILSIYTLQSSRDKLERFVRETVAESSIPVGEIAKVE